The following proteins are co-located in the Hydrogenophaga sp. RAC07 genome:
- the rpsJ gene encoding 30S ribosomal protein S10 — protein sequence MSTKQKIRIRLKAFDYKLIDSSAAEIVDTAKRTGAIVKGPVPLPTRMRRFDILRSPHVNKTSRDQLEIRTHQRLMDIVDPTDKTVDALMKLDLPAGVDVEIKLQ from the coding sequence ATGTCTACCAAGCAGAAAATCCGCATCCGCCTGAAGGCGTTTGACTACAAACTGATCGACAGCTCGGCCGCCGAGATCGTGGACACGGCCAAGCGCACCGGTGCGATCGTCAAGGGCCCCGTGCCCCTGCCGACCCGCATGCGCCGCTTCGACATCCTGCGTTCGCCCCACGTCAACAAGACCAGCCGCGACCAGCTCGAAATCCGCACGCACCAGCGTCTGATGGACATCGTGGACCCGACCGACAAGACAGTTGACGCCCTGATGAAGCTCGACCTGCCCGCTGGCGTGGACGTCGAAATCAAGCTGCAGTAA